A stretch of Pogoniulus pusillus isolate bPogPus1 chromosome 25, bPogPus1.pri, whole genome shotgun sequence DNA encodes these proteins:
- the CNIH4 gene encoding protein cornichon homolog 4, with protein sequence MESVVFIFSLIDCCALIFLSVYFIITLSDLECDYINARSCCSKLNKWVVPEVIGHAVVTVLMLISLHWFIFLLNLPVATWNIYRYIMVPSGNMGVFDPTEIHNRGQLKSHMKEAMIKLGFHLLCFFMYLYSMILALIND encoded by the exons ATGGAGTCGGTGGTCTTCATCTTCTCGCTGATCGACTGCTGCGCCCTCATCTTCCTCTCCGTCTACTTT ATAATTACTCTCTCAGATTTGGAATGTGACTACATTAATGCTCGATCCTGCTGCTCAAAACTCAATAAA TGGGTGGTCCCTGAGGTGATTGGCCATGCTGTTGTCACTGTATTAATGCTTATTTCATTGCACTGGTTCATCTTTCTCCTTAATTTACCAGTAGCAACGTGGAATATATATAG GTACATTATGGTGCCAAGTGGAAACATGGGGGTGTTTGATCCCACAGAGATCCACAATCGAGGACAACTGAAATCACACATGAAGGAAGCTATGATTAAACTAGGCTTTCATCTGCTGTGTTTCTTCATGTACCTTTACAG TATGATTCTGGCTTTAATAAATGATTGA